From Salinibacterium sp. ZJ450, one genomic window encodes:
- a CDS encoding ABC transporter substrate-binding protein — protein MKVRNRVVFGGVSLALAATLVGCAVAAAPAVAEAEEGELTEIRLVSTLSFNNALSAIVVDGDFPEEFGLDFVSVDIADAGSSNQMAALLSGEADVATMGLNTVVDAIAGGAAMQIIGGNAVYQGGIVASNAAIEKYDVDTKKKPLEQLAQLKGATIGAGPSGSAGNNTLRAILISAGLDPDADVNLVPLADTGGSVAPALENGTYDATFAPLGAGEVAVERGNAQVIVSVPNGDAPVLDGVLPTVTVASTKFIEEQPELVQAIRDSFRASIELIYTDPDAAGKILKSAIFEEMDQTLFDTSWEAAQPGYPRGGRFTEDNWDAFVRVFDSSSENDYASMKFDDVVNAIART, from the coding sequence ATGAAGGTTCGGAATCGTGTCGTATTCGGTGGCGTCTCCCTGGCGCTCGCCGCAACACTGGTCGGCTGTGCGGTGGCCGCTGCCCCGGCCGTGGCGGAAGCCGAAGAAGGCGAGCTCACGGAGATTCGCCTAGTGAGCACGCTCTCGTTCAACAACGCGCTGAGCGCGATCGTGGTGGACGGTGACTTCCCGGAGGAGTTCGGGCTCGACTTCGTCAGCGTCGACATCGCCGATGCCGGTAGCTCGAACCAGATGGCGGCCCTGCTGTCGGGCGAGGCCGATGTCGCGACGATGGGCCTCAATACCGTCGTCGATGCAATCGCCGGTGGAGCCGCCATGCAGATCATCGGCGGCAACGCTGTCTACCAGGGCGGCATCGTGGCCTCGAACGCAGCGATCGAGAAGTACGATGTCGACACGAAGAAAAAGCCTCTTGAGCAGCTGGCGCAGCTCAAGGGCGCCACCATCGGCGCCGGGCCTTCCGGCTCGGCAGGAAACAACACTCTGCGCGCCATCCTGATCAGCGCCGGGCTGGATCCCGATGCCGACGTCAACTTGGTTCCGCTCGCAGATACCGGCGGATCGGTGGCTCCTGCTCTGGAGAACGGAACCTACGACGCCACCTTCGCGCCGCTCGGAGCGGGCGAAGTGGCGGTCGAAAGGGGCAACGCACAGGTTATCGTCTCGGTGCCCAATGGGGACGCCCCGGTCCTCGACGGAGTTCTGCCGACGGTCACGGTAGCCTCGACGAAGTTCATCGAGGAACAGCCGGAACTCGTGCAGGCGATTCGTGACAGTTTCCGTGCATCGATCGAACTGATCTACACCGACCCCGACGCGGCAGGGAAGATCCTCAAGTCCGCGATCTTCGAGGAGATGGACCAGACCCTCTTCGACACCTCGTGGGAAGCGGCCCAGCCCGGCTACCCCCGCGGCGGCCGGTTTACAGAAGACAACTGGGACGCGTTCGTCCGGGTCTTCGACTCATCCTCTGAAAACGACTACGCGAGCATGAAGTTCGACGACGTGGTCAACGCCATCGCCCGCACCTAG
- a CDS encoding SDR family NAD(P)-dependent oxidoreductase, with protein MAWVTGGSSGIGRATVDLLRKRGATVGVLDRDEPGDGSLWAWCDISDATSVDHAVAELAAQTGAANVLVCSAGINASHAVTGHPEELWDRVLGVNLTGTFHAIRACLPSMLEREWGRIVTLSSGGAVRVLANRAAYATSKAGVIALTKAVAMETGGRGVTANVIAPGLTDTPMAAEVYGGRTGAESAVGVSQVANLMGVLLSPADIAGGVDYLCGPTGRYVTGQVLHINAGSVM; from the coding sequence GTGGCTTGGGTGACTGGTGGTTCATCAGGCATCGGTCGCGCCACGGTTGACCTGCTGCGCAAGCGCGGGGCAACCGTGGGCGTGCTCGATCGTGATGAGCCTGGCGATGGATCCCTGTGGGCCTGGTGCGATATCTCCGACGCGACGTCGGTGGACCACGCGGTAGCCGAACTCGCAGCGCAAACCGGAGCCGCGAATGTGCTGGTGTGCAGCGCCGGTATCAACGCCTCGCACGCCGTCACCGGCCACCCCGAGGAGCTGTGGGACCGGGTGCTCGGGGTGAACCTCACGGGAACCTTCCATGCAATTCGGGCATGCCTCCCGTCAATGCTCGAGCGAGAGTGGGGACGAATCGTGACGCTCAGCTCGGGCGGCGCGGTGCGTGTGCTGGCGAACCGGGCAGCCTACGCGACATCGAAGGCCGGCGTCATCGCTCTGACCAAGGCCGTCGCCATGGAGACTGGCGGTCGCGGCGTCACCGCCAACGTGATCGCCCCCGGGCTCACCGATACTCCGATGGCCGCAGAGGTCTACGGCGGTCGAACCGGCGCTGAGAGCGCGGTGGGTGTCTCTCAAGTTGCCAACTTGATGGGTGTTCTACTAAGCCCCGCCGACATCGCGGGCGGAGTCGACTATCTGTGCGGCCCAACTGGGCGATATGTGACCGGGCAGGTGTTACACATCAACGCCGGCAGCGTGATGTGA
- a CDS encoding ABC transporter ATP-binding protein: protein MRRRTAIAPGGLPITRSETMTDPRVSDAMPTAQTRSQGPQRIFEVHDFAIGFGEGEDILRDVNMHVTAGEFVVLLGPSGCGKTTLMNVAAGLLKPRQGEAEFNGGPIKGVNRDVGYMTQDDTLLPWLSVRANVGLPLKMRSVSPAEIKERVDRYLSILDLQHAADLWPSQLSGGMRRRALLARSVIYEPKLLLMDEPFAALDAQMRHQMHIEVRSAVKRLNQTVMFVTHDIAEAAKLADRVLIFAGGRPGGLDGEYTAPYGDDRDLDHLRFTDEFAQFERQLDAGLARARHENAIAEPAGH from the coding sequence GTGCGACGACGCACCGCCATCGCACCAGGCGGTTTACCCATAACGAGGAGTGAAACGATGACCGATCCACGTGTATCCGATGCGATGCCGACCGCGCAGACGAGGTCGCAGGGTCCCCAGCGGATCTTCGAAGTGCACGACTTCGCCATCGGCTTCGGTGAAGGCGAAGACATCCTGCGCGACGTGAACATGCACGTGACCGCCGGCGAATTCGTGGTTCTGCTCGGACCGAGCGGTTGTGGCAAGACCACCCTCATGAACGTCGCGGCTGGTCTCTTGAAACCGCGTCAAGGTGAAGCCGAATTCAACGGGGGGCCCATCAAGGGAGTGAACCGTGACGTCGGCTACATGACGCAGGACGACACGCTGCTGCCATGGCTGTCGGTGCGCGCCAACGTCGGCCTCCCGCTGAAGATGCGTTCGGTGTCCCCGGCCGAGATCAAGGAGCGCGTCGACCGCTACCTCTCGATCCTCGACCTCCAGCACGCCGCGGATCTCTGGCCGAGCCAGCTCAGCGGCGGCATGCGCCGCCGCGCGCTGCTAGCACGGAGCGTCATCTACGAGCCCAAGCTCCTGCTCATGGACGAACCGTTCGCAGCACTCGACGCGCAGATGCGCCACCAGATGCATATTGAAGTTCGAAGTGCTGTGAAGCGCCTCAACCAGACCGTGATGTTCGTCACGCACGACATCGCCGAGGCGGCGAAACTCGCCGACCGTGTCCTGATCTTCGCCGGTGGACGTCCCGGCGGCCTCGACGGGGAATACACCGCACCGTACGGCGACGACCGAGACCTCGATCACCTGCGCTTCACAGACGAGTTCGCGCAGTTCGAACGCCAGCTCGACGCCGGCCTGGCCCGGGCCCGCCACGAAAACGCCATCGCAGA
- a CDS encoding ExeM/NucH family extracellular endonuclease, which produces MAPSGRRGLKVFVSSTIGLGLVVAPLVALPAQASVDGAGVVINEAYLSGGSAGAAFKNKFIELYNPTDAAVDLSGWSLQYRSATGTGSATGVAKLTGEIAPNDHFLVQANSNGVNGAELPAADLVSTLTPSGTTGTIALVKSTTAVTLPTGSVTANSVVVDLLGYGTSNTFETQAATAPSGNTDVKSLNRTEFADTDGNRADFSLSATITPTASGTSEPDPDPTPTPEPTTPPEPTPNEPVSIAAIQGTGTASPLVGKTVTTSGVVTAAYPTGGLNGYYIQTAGTGGADDATPGASDGIFVHSAATVASVAVGDHVTVTGVVSEYFGLTQITVSAGNATKRTEAGTAPVPAAVAWPAAEAEREALEGMLLQPQGAFTVSDTYSTNQYGEVGLAAGDSALVTPTAAGRPGSAEYTATIADNAARGVLLDDGASTNFMTAANKNIPLPYVSLTEPVRVGAAATFDSPVVLSYGFDLWRFQPVTALTGDNAATVQPVSFENTRTAAPEAVGGDVTLATFNVLNYFTTTGDSLTGCTSYRDRAGEPVTVNSGCDARRAWDAADLERQQAKIVEAINALDADVVSLEEIENSAAFGKDRDTALATLVDALNADLNSADLNTAEWSFVKSPAAVPVSEDVIRTAYIYKDATVAPVGESVILHDEVNFDNAREPLAQLFAPANGGDEFIVIANHFKSKGSGSGANADQGDGQGASNPDRIGQAEALVAFADGLKAEKNTDRVFLVGDFNSYLMEDPIQVFTQAGYVDQGSKTGEYTYSFDGMVGSLDHVFASAEADASVTGVDVWNINSGESIALEYSRHNYNVTNFYEPNAYRSSDHDPVVVGIATADAPVDINLLNLNDFHGRIDGNTVKVAGTIELLRAAGGKDNTLLLSAGDNIGASLFASASQLDQPTIDVLNALELDASAVGNHEFDQGLADLTGRVDNAADWTHLGANVYVKGTTDPALEEYVILEVDGVSVGVIGAVTKETGSLVSPGGIARIEFGDPVAAVNRVAAQLTDGDASNGEADVIVAEYHEGAGTGATLDEAVAAGGAFAEIVKDTAASVDAIFTGHTHRQYVWDGPIPGVDGATRPIVQTGSYGENIGQIQLTYDADTDSVVSYQAGNVARTTTADGDLVAAYPRVSEVKTIVDAALAAATIKGNEPVGSVTADISRAFTATGGEDRGAESTLGNLIADALLESLSDQTLGGAEIGVVNPGGIRADLLKGDDGVITFAEANAVLPFLNNLWTTTLTGEQVKVMLEQQWQRTADGAVPSRAFLNLGLSKNVSYTYDATHAEGDRITSITVNGEPIDPARDYRIGSFSFLLQGGDNFHVFAQGTNTRDSGLVDRDAWIDYVTSASPLAPAFDRRGVQVTGVPETAVKAGDTVTLNLSKLDLTSKGSPANTELAVAWEGSKISFAPVPVTAGSATVTITVPKDATAASVLVLTANQSQTEVRVDLEVSEKAKKDKKDKKPKKDKKKKVKS; this is translated from the coding sequence ATGGCGCCATCCGGCCGACGCGGACTCAAGGTCTTCGTCTCGTCCACTATCGGACTGGGGCTCGTTGTAGCCCCGCTCGTCGCGCTGCCGGCGCAGGCGAGCGTGGATGGCGCCGGGGTGGTGATCAACGAGGCATACCTGTCCGGCGGAAGCGCCGGAGCGGCGTTCAAGAACAAGTTCATCGAGCTGTACAACCCGACGGATGCCGCGGTCGACCTGAGCGGCTGGTCTCTCCAGTACCGCTCGGCGACGGGCACCGGATCAGCGACCGGCGTCGCCAAGCTCACCGGCGAGATCGCACCGAACGACCACTTCCTCGTGCAGGCGAACAGCAACGGCGTGAACGGCGCCGAGCTTCCCGCCGCAGACCTGGTCTCGACGCTGACCCCGAGCGGCACCACTGGAACCATCGCGCTCGTCAAGAGCACGACCGCCGTCACGCTGCCGACCGGATCGGTCACCGCCAACTCAGTGGTCGTCGACCTGCTCGGGTACGGCACCTCGAACACCTTCGAAACGCAGGCCGCCACCGCGCCGAGCGGCAACACCGACGTCAAGTCGCTCAACCGCACCGAGTTCGCTGACACCGACGGCAACCGTGCCGACTTCAGCCTGAGCGCGACGATCACCCCCACCGCCTCCGGCACGTCCGAGCCGGACCCTGACCCCACTCCGACCCCGGAGCCCACCACGCCGCCCGAGCCGACTCCCAACGAGCCGGTCAGCATCGCCGCGATCCAGGGCACCGGAACCGCCAGCCCGCTCGTCGGCAAGACCGTCACCACCAGCGGCGTCGTCACCGCGGCGTACCCGACCGGTGGCCTGAACGGCTACTACATCCAGACCGCCGGAACCGGCGGAGCGGATGACGCAACGCCCGGGGCATCCGATGGCATCTTCGTCCACTCCGCCGCCACCGTCGCGTCCGTCGCCGTCGGCGACCACGTCACGGTCACCGGTGTCGTGTCCGAGTACTTCGGCCTGACCCAGATCACCGTCAGCGCAGGCAACGCCACCAAGCGCACCGAAGCCGGGACCGCACCGGTGCCCGCGGCCGTCGCCTGGCCGGCCGCCGAAGCCGAGCGCGAGGCGCTCGAGGGCATGCTGCTGCAGCCGCAGGGCGCGTTCACCGTCAGCGACACCTACAGCACCAACCAGTACGGAGAGGTCGGCCTCGCCGCCGGAGACTCCGCGCTGGTCACGCCGACCGCGGCCGGCCGTCCCGGCTCCGCCGAGTACACGGCCACCATCGCCGACAACGCCGCCCGCGGCGTGCTGCTCGATGACGGCGCATCCACCAACTTCATGACCGCGGCGAACAAGAACATCCCGCTGCCGTACGTGTCGCTCACCGAGCCGGTCCGGGTCGGCGCCGCCGCCACGTTCGACTCGCCAGTCGTGCTCTCCTACGGCTTCGACCTGTGGCGCTTCCAGCCGGTTACCGCGCTGACCGGCGACAACGCCGCCACCGTGCAGCCGGTCTCCTTCGAGAACACCCGCACCGCGGCTCCCGAGGCCGTCGGCGGCGACGTCACCCTCGCCACCTTTAACGTGCTCAACTACTTCACCACCACCGGTGACAGCCTCACCGGCTGCACCTCATACAGGGACCGCGCCGGCGAGCCAGTAACCGTCAACAGCGGTTGCGACGCCCGTAGAGCATGGGATGCCGCGGACCTCGAGCGTCAGCAGGCGAAGATCGTCGAGGCGATCAACGCCCTCGACGCCGACGTGGTCTCGCTCGAGGAGATCGAGAACTCCGCCGCTTTCGGCAAGGACCGCGACACCGCGCTCGCCACCCTGGTTGACGCGCTGAACGCCGACCTCAACAGTGCTGATCTCAACACTGCCGAGTGGTCGTTCGTCAAGTCGCCCGCAGCCGTCCCCGTCAGCGAAGACGTGATCCGCACCGCCTACATCTACAAGGACGCAACGGTCGCGCCGGTGGGCGAGTCCGTCATCCTGCACGACGAGGTCAACTTCGACAACGCCCGCGAGCCGCTCGCGCAGCTGTTCGCCCCGGCGAACGGCGGCGACGAGTTCATCGTGATCGCCAACCACTTCAAGTCCAAGGGCTCCGGATCCGGCGCCAACGCCGACCAGGGCGACGGCCAGGGCGCGTCCAACCCCGACCGCATCGGTCAGGCCGAGGCCTTGGTGGCCTTCGCCGACGGCCTGAAGGCCGAGAAGAACACGGACCGCGTGTTCCTGGTCGGAGACTTCAACTCTTACCTGATGGAAGACCCGATCCAGGTGTTCACCCAGGCCGGCTACGTCGACCAGGGCAGCAAGACCGGCGAGTACACCTACTCGTTCGACGGCATGGTCGGCTCGCTCGACCACGTCTTCGCGTCGGCTGAGGCCGATGCATCCGTCACCGGCGTGGATGTCTGGAACATCAACTCCGGCGAGTCAATCGCGCTCGAGTACAGCCGTCACAACTACAACGTGACGAACTTCTACGAGCCGAACGCCTACCGGTCCTCCGACCACGACCCGGTGGTCGTGGGCATCGCGACCGCGGACGCGCCGGTTGACATCAACCTGCTGAACCTCAATGACTTCCACGGTCGCATCGACGGCAACACGGTGAAGGTCGCGGGAACCATCGAACTGCTGCGCGCGGCAGGCGGCAAGGACAACACGCTACTGCTCTCCGCGGGTGACAACATCGGGGCCTCGCTGTTCGCGTCGGCCTCGCAGCTCGATCAGCCGACCATCGACGTGCTGAACGCCCTCGAGCTCGACGCCTCGGCGGTGGGCAACCACGAGTTCGACCAGGGACTCGCCGACCTCACCGGTCGCGTCGACAACGCGGCCGACTGGACCCACCTCGGCGCCAACGTGTACGTGAAGGGCACCACGGATCCCGCTCTCGAGGAGTACGTCATCCTCGAGGTCGACGGTGTCTCGGTCGGCGTCATCGGCGCTGTCACCAAGGAGACCGGCAGCCTGGTGTCGCCCGGCGGCATCGCGAGAATCGAATTCGGTGACCCGGTCGCGGCCGTGAACCGCGTCGCCGCGCAGCTCACCGACGGTGACGCCAGCAACGGTGAAGCCGACGTCATCGTCGCCGAGTACCACGAGGGTGCCGGCACCGGCGCCACGCTGGACGAGGCGGTTGCGGCCGGCGGCGCCTTCGCCGAGATCGTGAAAGACACCGCGGCATCCGTCGACGCCATCTTCACTGGCCACACCCACCGGCAGTACGTGTGGGATGGTCCGATTCCCGGCGTTGACGGAGCCACCCGCCCGATCGTGCAGACCGGCAGCTACGGCGAGAACATCGGCCAGATCCAGCTGACGTATGACGCGGACACCGACTCGGTCGTGTCGTACCAGGCCGGCAACGTGGCTCGCACCACGACGGCGGATGGCGACCTGGTCGCCGCATACCCGCGGGTCTCCGAGGTCAAGACCATCGTCGACGCCGCACTGGCCGCCGCCACCATCAAGGGCAACGAGCCGGTCGGGTCGGTCACCGCCGACATCAGCCGCGCATTCACCGCCACCGGGGGCGAAGACCGCGGTGCCGAGTCAACCCTCGGCAACCTGATCGCCGACGCGCTGCTCGAGTCGCTGTCTGACCAGACCCTGGGCGGCGCCGAGATCGGCGTGGTCAACCCTGGCGGCATCCGGGCCGACCTGCTGAAGGGCGACGACGGCGTGATCACGTTCGCCGAGGCCAACGCGGTGCTGCCGTTCCTCAACAACCTGTGGACCACCACCCTCACCGGTGAGCAGGTCAAGGTGATGCTCGAGCAGCAGTGGCAGCGCACCGCGGACGGTGCCGTGCCGAGCCGCGCGTTCCTGAACCTGGGCCTGTCGAAGAACGTCAGCTACACCTACGACGCCACCCACGCCGAGGGTGACCGCATCACCAGCATCACGGTGAACGGTGAGCCGATCGACCCGGCGCGCGACTACCGCATCGGATCGTTCAGCTTCCTGCTCCAGGGCGGCGACAACTTCCACGTCTTCGCCCAGGGCACGAACACTCGCGACTCGGGACTCGTGGACCGCGACGCCTGGATCGACTACGTCACGTCAGCCTCCCCGCTGGCACCGGCATTCGACCGCCGCGGCGTGCAGGTCACCGGTGTTCCGGAGACCGCGGTCAAGGCCGGCGACACCGTCACCCTGAACCTGTCGAAGCTCGACCTCACCTCGAAGGGCAGCCCGGCGAACACCGAGCTCGCCGTGGCGTGGGAGGGCAGCAAGATCAGCTTCGCGCCGGTACCGGTGACCGCCGGGTCGGCGACCGTCACCATCACGGTGCCGAAGGACGCGACGGCGGCCAGCGTGCTCGTGCTGACGGCCAACCAGTCGCAGACCGAGGTGCGCGTCGACCTCGAGGTGAGCGAGAAGGCGAAGAAGGACAAGAAGGACAAGAAGCCGAAGAAGGACAAGAAGAAAAAGGTGAAGAGCTAG
- a CDS encoding cupin domain-containing protein, translating to MTSYERGRNSLPAELGTTVCATTGDVLIDNVLTDEGISVNGAMFKPGAHTFWHSHENGQLFTVTSGRGAIVTRDGKAHIVQAGDVVFTPPGEEHWHGAAPECFVTYTSASLGKTSFAEPVEPEEYARHWNA from the coding sequence ATGACCAGTTATGAACGCGGGCGAAACAGCCTGCCCGCAGAGCTCGGCACCACCGTTTGTGCGACCACAGGTGACGTCCTCATCGACAATGTCCTCACCGACGAGGGCATTTCCGTCAACGGAGCCATGTTCAAGCCTGGCGCGCACACATTCTGGCACTCGCACGAGAACGGACAGCTCTTCACCGTCACCTCGGGCAGGGGCGCAATCGTGACCCGCGACGGCAAGGCGCACATCGTGCAGGCCGGCGATGTCGTTTTCACCCCTCCAGGCGAAGAACACTGGCATGGTGCCGCGCCCGAATGCTTTGTGACCTATACGTCTGCTTCCCTTGGCAAGACGAGCTTCGCTGAACCGGTAGAACCCGAAGAGTACGCCCGCCACTGGAACGCGTGA
- a CDS encoding amino-acid N-acetyltransferase, with the protein MTFSVRPARTSDVPAIQRLIEPLVRERILLGKERVVFYEAVQEFRVAEDADGTLIGCGALHVMWEDLGEVRTLAVGSEWLGHGVGHALLDTLEQNARELGLSRLFCLTFEVDFFAGHGFQAMPAEIVDADIYAEIARSTDEGVAEFLDLARVKPNTLGNTRMLKRL; encoded by the coding sequence GTGACCTTCTCCGTGCGCCCCGCCCGCACGAGCGATGTGCCCGCGATTCAACGGTTGATCGAGCCGCTCGTGCGGGAGCGCATCCTGCTTGGCAAGGAGCGGGTGGTCTTCTACGAAGCGGTGCAGGAATTCCGGGTCGCCGAAGACGCCGACGGCACCCTGATCGGCTGCGGCGCGCTGCACGTGATGTGGGAGGACCTGGGCGAGGTACGCACCCTCGCGGTGGGGTCCGAGTGGCTCGGCCACGGTGTCGGCCACGCGCTGCTCGACACGCTCGAGCAGAACGCGCGAGAGCTCGGCCTGTCCCGACTGTTCTGCCTGACTTTCGAGGTCGACTTTTTCGCCGGACACGGGTTCCAGGCGATGCCCGCCGAGATCGTCGACGCCGACATCTACGCTGAGATCGCGCGATCCACCGATGAGGGCGTTGCCGAGTTCCTCGATCTGGCACGAGTTAAGCCCAACACGCTCGGCAATACCCGGATGCTCAAGCGCCTCTAG
- a CDS encoding SseB family protein gives MSRKSSRKPNPTEQLPKTRMLAEALAKEDTAGVALALRNDTVVVPLLPVDGPPQVRVFRRGDSDKYMLLLFSSPETYVKMLPQEDDHKVLGYDAATLADFLEQNIGVLEAVWFDVAGPHAMQAEPAEVLAALKLPKPE, from the coding sequence ATGTCTCGCAAGTCCTCCCGCAAGCCGAACCCGACCGAGCAGCTGCCGAAAACTCGCATGCTCGCCGAAGCGCTCGCGAAGGAGGACACCGCCGGCGTCGCGCTCGCCCTGCGCAACGACACCGTCGTGGTACCGCTGCTGCCGGTGGATGGGCCGCCTCAGGTGCGCGTGTTCCGCCGCGGCGACAGCGACAAGTACATGCTGCTGCTGTTCTCCTCGCCCGAGACCTACGTGAAAATGCTGCCGCAGGAGGACGACCACAAGGTGCTCGGCTACGACGCGGCGACCCTCGCGGACTTCCTCGAGCAGAACATCGGCGTGCTCGAGGCGGTCTGGTTCGACGTCGCCGGGCCGCACGCGATGCAGGCCGAGCCGGCCGAGGTGCTGGCAGCCCTCAAGCTGCCGAAGCCCGAGTAG
- a CDS encoding VOC family protein, producing MPIRIAVTSVIVNDQQKALEFYTAKLGFVAKTDVPEGDFRWLTVVGPGEPDGVELLLEPDDHPAAAIFQRALVEDGIPATSFAVDDVRATHRELEAKGVTFVQPPTPMGPMITAILDDTCGNLIQLISPA from the coding sequence ATGCCGATCCGGATCGCCGTGACGAGTGTCATCGTCAACGACCAGCAGAAGGCGCTCGAGTTCTACACCGCCAAGCTCGGCTTCGTCGCGAAGACAGACGTGCCCGAGGGAGACTTCCGATGGCTGACCGTGGTCGGCCCGGGCGAGCCCGACGGCGTCGAACTGCTCCTCGAGCCCGATGACCACCCCGCCGCCGCAATATTCCAGCGGGCGCTCGTTGAGGACGGCATCCCCGCCACCTCCTTCGCCGTCGACGACGTTCGCGCTACCCATCGCGAGCTCGAGGCGAAGGGCGTGACGTTCGTGCAGCCGCCGACGCCGATGGGTCCGATGATCACCGCAATCCTCGACGACACTTGCGGCAACCTCATCCAGTTGATCAGCCCTGCGTAG
- the radA gene encoding DNA repair protein RadA → MTRPSSSFRCTECGWTSVKWVGRCGECQQWGSVVDSAEAPARIAANRVSDSRAAKPITEISFDHDVSHWQTGIEEFDRVLGGGIVPGAAILLSGEPGVGKSTLLLEVAKRAAMIGRKVLYVSAEESVSQVRLRAERTGAVTPYLYLASETDLATILGQIDAVAPELLIVDSVQTVSSSLNDGLAGQPAQVREVAATLVKVAKERNLPTLLVGHVTKDGSIAGPRLLEHLVDVVCHFEGDRQTNLRFVRALKNRFGPTDEVGCFEMTGEGIEEVTDPSGLFLSRTTMPVSGTCVTISLEGRRALPVEVQALIVKSSAPQPRRVVNGVDASRVAMLLAVLERRAALKLSEFDVYVSTVGGIRLTEPGADLAIAIAIASAYTDKALAVNIAAVGEISLAGEIRSVTSPVQRANEAERLGFTTLIDAEAIHVREALRLAFATVTDERVAVPQF, encoded by the coding sequence ATGACCCGCCCCTCCTCCAGCTTCCGTTGTACCGAGTGCGGCTGGACGAGCGTGAAATGGGTCGGCCGCTGCGGCGAATGCCAGCAGTGGGGGTCGGTGGTCGACAGCGCCGAAGCCCCCGCACGGATCGCCGCGAACCGCGTCAGCGACTCGCGCGCCGCCAAGCCGATCACCGAGATCTCGTTCGACCACGACGTCTCGCATTGGCAGACCGGGATTGAAGAGTTCGACCGCGTACTCGGCGGCGGCATCGTTCCGGGTGCCGCGATCCTGCTGAGCGGCGAGCCGGGGGTCGGCAAGTCCACTCTGCTCCTCGAAGTCGCGAAACGAGCCGCCATGATCGGCCGCAAGGTGCTCTACGTCAGCGCCGAGGAATCCGTCAGCCAGGTGCGGCTGCGCGCCGAGCGCACCGGCGCCGTGACGCCCTACCTGTACCTGGCATCCGAAACCGATCTGGCGACGATCCTCGGCCAGATCGATGCCGTCGCCCCCGAGCTCCTGATCGTCGACTCGGTGCAAACCGTGTCGTCCTCCCTCAACGACGGGCTGGCCGGGCAGCCGGCGCAGGTGCGCGAGGTGGCCGCGACGCTGGTCAAGGTCGCGAAGGAACGCAACCTGCCGACACTGCTGGTCGGCCACGTCACCAAGGACGGCAGCATCGCCGGCCCGCGCCTGCTCGAGCACCTGGTCGACGTGGTCTGCCACTTCGAGGGCGACCGGCAGACCAACCTGCGGTTCGTGCGCGCGCTGAAGAACCGGTTCGGCCCCACCGACGAGGTCGGCTGTTTCGAGATGACCGGCGAGGGCATCGAGGAGGTCACCGACCCGAGCGGGCTGTTCCTCTCGCGCACCACGATGCCGGTCAGCGGCACCTGCGTGACCATCTCGCTGGAGGGCCGCCGCGCGCTGCCGGTTGAGGTGCAGGCGCTGATCGTCAAGTCCAGCGCACCGCAGCCGCGTCGCGTCGTCAATGGGGTGGATGCCTCGCGGGTTGCCATGCTGCTCGCGGTACTGGAGCGCCGCGCGGCGCTGAAGCTGTCGGAGTTCGACGTCTATGTGTCAACGGTCGGCGGCATCCGCCTCACCGAACCGGGCGCCGACCTGGCCATCGCGATCGCCATCGCCAGCGCGTACACCGACAAGGCGCTGGCTGTGAACATTGCGGCGGTCGGCGAGATCAGCCTGGCCGGGGAGATCCGCAGCGTGACCTCGCCCGTGCAGCGCGCCAACGAGGCGGAACGGCTCGGGTTCACAACGTTGATCGACGCGGAGGCGATTCACGTGCGGGAGGCGCTGCGGCTGGCGTTCGCCACCGTGACGGATGAGCGGGTGGCGGTTCCGCAGTTCTAG